One part of the Aurantibacillus circumpalustris genome encodes these proteins:
- a CDS encoding SAM-dependent methyltransferase, with product MKSFGKLYLLPVPIVEENGHRFIPDYNSGIINTLTKFICEDAKTARRFLKGFGYTTIQNAEIFLLNEHTKTGELSSLLNPLLNGENIGLMSDAGCPGIADPGAEVVKLAHQKNIEVVPLVGPSSIVLSIMAAGFNGQNFAFVGYLPIDKTQKIKRLKELEQLVFKQKQAQFFIETPYRNEQMFDTLLECLSPQTLVFIGRDITSAKQYLVAKTVVEWKKAQKPAMHKVPVVYGIYC from the coding sequence GTGAAGTCATTTGGAAAACTCTATTTATTGCCGGTACCCATTGTTGAAGAAAACGGACACCGGTTTATTCCGGATTATAATTCTGGTATTATAAATACGCTTACAAAATTTATATGCGAAGATGCAAAAACTGCGCGTCGTTTTTTAAAAGGTTTTGGATATACAACCATTCAGAATGCAGAAATATTCTTATTGAACGAACATACAAAAACCGGCGAATTATCGTCACTTCTTAATCCTTTATTAAACGGTGAAAATATAGGCTTAATGAGTGATGCAGGCTGTCCCGGTATTGCAGACCCTGGTGCCGAGGTTGTAAAATTAGCTCATCAAAAAAACATTGAAGTTGTACCCTTGGTTGGGCCAAGTTCAATTGTTTTAAGCATAATGGCCGCAGGATTTAACGGTCAAAATTTTGCTTTTGTTGGGTATTTACCTATTGACAAAACTCAAAAAATAAAACGTTTGAAGGAATTGGAACAATTAGTATTCAAACAAAAACAGGCTCAATTTTTTATAGAGACACCTTACCGCAATGAACAAATGTTCGATACCTTACTTGAGTGTTTATCTCCACAAACGCTTGTTTTTATTGGCCGTGACATTACTTCTGCAAAGCAGTATTTGGTTGCTAAAACTGTTGTGGAGTGGAAAAAGGCTCAAAAACCAGCCATGCATAAGGTACCTGTGGTTTATGGTATCTACTGTTAA
- a CDS encoding tRNA-(ms[2]io[6]A)-hydroxylase: MLGLKLETDPHWVNIVEKNIEEILTDHAWCEQKAATNAISIMISYPYHSDLVDELLSLAKEELSHFEMVHQKIKERGYKLGFERRDEYVNELYKFMRKGHKKEIVLIDRLLFSAMIEARSCERFRILSQHIADQELRAFYHELMISEANHYTTFLAFARKYGNEVEDVNARWQQWLDYEAEVVKNYGKQETIHG; encoded by the coding sequence ATGTTAGGCTTAAAACTTGAAACCGATCCGCACTGGGTAAATATTGTTGAGAAGAATATCGAAGAAATCCTTACTGATCATGCCTGGTGTGAACAAAAGGCTGCCACCAATGCCATCTCTATTATGATAAGTTATCCGTATCACAGTGATTTGGTAGATGAGTTGTTAAGTTTAGCGAAGGAAGAGTTAAGCCATTTTGAAATGGTTCATCAAAAGATTAAAGAGCGGGGCTATAAATTAGGTTTTGAAAGAAGAGATGAATACGTGAATGAACTGTATAAGTTTATGCGTAAGGGTCACAAGAAAGAAATTGTGCTTATTGATAGATTGTTATTTTCTGCCATGATAGAAGCCCGAAGTTGCGAACGTTTTCGGATTTTATCTCAACACATCGCTGATCAGGAATTACGTGCTTTTTATCACGAACTAATGATTAGTGAAGCAAATCATTACACAACATTTTTAGCCTTTGCGCGTAAATATGGAAACGAAGTAGAGGATGTGAACGCTCGCTGGCAGCAATGGTTAGATTATGAAGCTGAAGTGGTGAAAAACTACGGAAAACAAGAAACAATTCATGGTTAG
- a CDS encoding glycosyltransferase family 9 protein: MTPFKNILVIQTAFIGDAILASSLLEKLHKYFPDATLSILVRKGNEGIYEAHPFLKETLVWNKKEKKIKNLFGLLSIIRKNKFDAVINCHRYGSSGFLTAFSGARHTAGYKENPFSFMFNFTSKHIIGDGRHEVERYNQLIEDFTDKTLSNPKLYPSIKDEEKIKSLMNGSYVCMAPASVWYTKQLPLEKWIKLCDKIPSENTIYLLGAKGDIHLCNEIKSRSKHLKIEILAGTLTLLQSCVLMKGALMNYVNDSGPLHMASSVNAPVTAFFCSTVPEFGFGPLSDNKTVIQVEDLKCRPCGLHGHKACPEGHFKCGNLIPLENSWS; this comes from the coding sequence TTGACTCCATTTAAAAATATACTGGTAATACAAACGGCTTTTATTGGTGATGCGATATTGGCTTCAAGTTTGTTGGAAAAGTTACACAAATATTTTCCGGATGCAACGCTAAGTATCTTGGTAAGAAAGGGAAACGAAGGTATTTACGAGGCGCATCCCTTTTTAAAAGAAACCTTGGTTTGGAATAAAAAGGAGAAAAAGATTAAAAATTTATTCGGTCTTCTTTCAATCATTCGAAAGAATAAATTCGATGCCGTTATAAATTGCCACCGGTATGGAAGCTCAGGCTTTTTGACAGCTTTTTCCGGCGCTAGACACACCGCAGGCTACAAAGAAAATCCATTTTCCTTTATGTTTAATTTTACGTCCAAACACATTATTGGTGACGGTAGACATGAAGTAGAGCGCTATAATCAACTCATAGAAGACTTTACAGATAAAACGCTTTCTAATCCTAAATTATATCCTTCGATTAAAGATGAGGAAAAAATTAAGAGCTTAATGAATGGCTCCTACGTTTGCATGGCGCCGGCTTCGGTATGGTATACAAAACAACTTCCTCTCGAAAAATGGATTAAACTCTGTGATAAAATTCCTTCTGAAAATACTATTTACCTGCTGGGTGCAAAAGGTGATATACACTTATGCAATGAAATAAAAAGTAGATCCAAGCACTTAAAAATTGAGATTCTTGCAGGAACATTGACTTTGTTGCAATCATGCGTTCTAATGAAAGGTGCTTTGATGAACTACGTAAACGATAGTGGTCCTTTACACATGGCATCATCAGTGAATGCTCCTGTAACCGCTTTCTTTTGTTCAACTGTCCCGGAATTTGGTTTTGGCCCCTTATCTGACAATAAAACTGTAATTCAAGTGGAAGACTTAAAATGTAGGCCTTGTGGTTTACACGGCCATAAAGCTTGCCCCGAAGGGCATTTCAAATGTGGAAATTTAATTCCCCTTGAGAATAGTTGGAGTTAA
- a CDS encoding GyrI-like domain-containing protein: MEIIPKIKTLEEKKLIGMNTTMSLAENKTTELWRELMTRREEIKSAIGKDLYSLQIYNSNYFENFDLKNSFKKWACVEVTNFISIPEKMDTLVLQSGLYAVFLYKGSSANNAVFNYIFSEWLPNSEYNLDLRPHFEVIGEKYKNNSPDSEEEIWIPIKPK, from the coding sequence ATGGAAATAATTCCTAAAATAAAAACTCTTGAAGAAAAAAAACTCATTGGCATGAATACAACAATGAGTTTAGCGGAAAATAAAACGACGGAGTTATGGAGAGAGCTTATGACCAGGAGAGAAGAAATTAAGTCCGCGATTGGTAAAGATCTCTATTCTTTGCAGATTTATAATTCAAACTATTTCGAGAATTTTGACCTGAAAAACAGTTTTAAAAAATGGGCCTGTGTGGAAGTGACTAATTTTATATCGATTCCAGAAAAAATGGACACACTCGTTCTGCAATCTGGCCTTTATGCCGTTTTTTTATACAAGGGTTCAAGTGCGAATAATGCAGTTTTTAATTATATTTTTTCGGAATGGCTGCCAAATTCTGAATATAACTTGGATCTAAGACCACATTTTGAGGTGATTGGTGAAAAGTATAAAAACAATAGTCCCGATTCAGAAGAAGAAATATGGATTCCAATAAAACCCAAATAA
- the surE gene encoding 5'/3'-nucleotidase SurE: MEKVERPIILVTNDDGIFAPGITFLAKVASKFGRIVVVAPDKPQSGMGHAITINSTLRIQKTNHHNAEIEYACSGTPVDCVKMAVNHILKKRPDIVLSGINHGSNSSINVIYSGTMSAAIEGALEGTPSIGFSLCDYAMEADFSQAEKFVSKIIEESLKNKMPKGVCLNVNIPKLKEADFKGIKVVRQARANWVERFEERKDPYGREYYWLTGEFVNFEPESLDTDEWALKNGYISVVPTQADLTAHKYLTDLKHFEKI, from the coding sequence ATGGAGAAGGTGGAACGACCAATAATATTAGTTACCAACGATGATGGGATATTTGCGCCTGGTATTACTTTTTTGGCAAAAGTAGCATCTAAATTTGGCCGCATTGTGGTGGTAGCGCCAGATAAACCTCAAAGTGGCATGGGTCACGCCATTACAATCAACTCAACTTTACGTATTCAGAAAACCAACCATCACAATGCAGAAATCGAGTACGCTTGCAGCGGTACGCCTGTTGATTGTGTGAAAATGGCTGTGAACCACATCTTAAAAAAAAGACCAGATATTGTACTTAGTGGAATTAATCACGGTAGCAATAGTTCAATTAATGTAATATACAGCGGAACGATGAGCGCCGCTATTGAAGGAGCACTTGAAGGAACGCCAAGCATTGGCTTTAGTTTATGTGATTATGCCATGGAAGCTGATTTTAGCCAAGCTGAAAAATTTGTTTCTAAAATTATTGAAGAGAGTTTGAAAAATAAGATGCCTAAGGGTGTTTGTTTGAATGTAAATATTCCAAAATTAAAAGAAGCAGATTTTAAAGGCATAAAAGTTGTTCGTCAAGCGCGCGCTAATTGGGTAGAGCGTTTTGAAGAGCGTAAAGATCCTTATGGACGAGAGTATTATTGGCTCACAGGTGAGTTTGTAAATTTTGAACCAGAGTCTTTAGACACAGATGAATGGGCGCTAAAAAACGGTTATATCTCTGTTGTTCCCACACAGGCAGATCTTACAGCACATAAATACTTAACCGACTTAAAACATTTCGAAAAAATATGA
- the lpxB gene encoding lipid-A-disaccharide synthase has protein sequence MKYYFIAGEASGDLHGSNCMREIQKLDEDAAFAFTGGDLMEAVSNVKPGIHIKQMAFMGFVDVLKNIRTIKKNFKIVKEEILKFKPDLLVLVDYPGFNLRMAKWATQQGIRVDYYISPTVWAWKEGRVEEIRKYTHKLFVILPFEEAFYQKHNHKVYFTGHPLIDAIEQQKQKFKSKELFIKVNELSGKPIIAVLPGSRVQEIERMLKIMLEVTNDFKEYEFVVAGTTNLPISHYDSLKKHKIKVVFNQTYELMSYAKAGIIKSGTSTLESALFKLPQVVCYKAGSLSFAIGKRLVNVKYISLVNLIMDKLIVKELIQQDFTSKNISEELKRLLEDQFYKNNMIAEYTELTKQLGGVGASERIAKHLVLDASEKK, from the coding sequence ATGAAATACTATTTCATAGCAGGCGAGGCCAGCGGCGATCTTCATGGAAGTAATTGCATGCGCGAAATTCAAAAGTTAGATGAGGATGCAGCTTTTGCATTCACTGGTGGAGATTTGATGGAAGCCGTGAGCAATGTAAAACCTGGGATCCACATTAAGCAAATGGCTTTCATGGGTTTTGTTGATGTTCTTAAAAACATTCGTACAATTAAAAAAAATTTTAAAATTGTAAAAGAAGAAATTTTAAAATTTAAGCCAGATCTATTAGTCCTGGTTGATTATCCGGGTTTCAATCTTCGTATGGCTAAGTGGGCAACACAGCAGGGTATTAGAGTAGATTATTATATTTCTCCTACGGTGTGGGCTTGGAAAGAGGGCAGGGTAGAAGAAATAAGGAAATACACGCATAAACTATTTGTGATCCTTCCCTTCGAAGAAGCTTTTTATCAAAAACACAATCATAAAGTTTATTTTACAGGACATCCACTCATTGATGCTATAGAACAACAAAAACAAAAATTTAAATCCAAAGAGCTTTTTATAAAGGTCAATGAACTGTCTGGAAAGCCTATTATAGCCGTGCTTCCTGGGAGTCGCGTTCAAGAAATTGAGCGCATGCTTAAAATTATGCTCGAGGTAACAAACGATTTTAAAGAGTATGAGTTTGTTGTTGCTGGCACAACAAATCTTCCAATATCTCATTACGACTCCTTAAAAAAACATAAGATTAAAGTGGTGTTTAATCAAACCTATGAATTAATGTCTTATGCTAAAGCTGGTATTATTAAGTCCGGCACTTCAACCCTAGAAAGTGCGTTATTTAAATTACCGCAAGTAGTTTGTTACAAAGCTGGCAGTTTGTCTTTTGCAATAGGTAAACGCTTGGTGAACGTTAAGTACATAAGCCTTGTAAATTTAATTATGGACAAGTTAATTGTGAAGGAACTTATACAACAGGATTTTACTTCAAAAAATATTTCTGAAGAATTGAAACGACTACTTGAAGACCAGTTTTATAAAAATAATATGATTGCGGAATACACGGAATTAACAAAACAGCTTGGCGGCGTGGGTGCTTCAGAAAGAATAGCAAAGCATTTAGTACTTGATGCCTCAGAAAAAAAATAA
- a CDS encoding SpoIID/LytB domain-containing protein: MNKLKQKIKFLLIPILAFAGSTSFFVPAESIQIRVFAHLKISELHTIINLGTYQLLGDGVMIAECRPLMDFKLRVKGDSVEVWKNDILMGVFRYIKFVSDNGSELKLRLTNPDRKVRTYQDDLSFSVSEGFLRVINDIVLDNYIAGVTEAEAGSRSTLEFYKVQAILARTFALAHSDKHALEGFNLCDQVHCQAYYGKPRDENIYRAMEGTRGKVVVDENLNLITAAFHSNSGGQTANSEDVWGSRTTYLKSIIDTFSVKMPNSHWERRMLKDDWLSYLKLKHNFPVDKVQEKEAALNFTQNSRKIFLECNNSRVPLKNIRLDLQLKSTFFSVSQINKDTVLFTGRGYGHGLGMCQEGAMRMVKLGYSYTDVLNFYYQNIQLIDLHKLSFFKDE; this comes from the coding sequence ATGAATAAACTAAAACAAAAAATAAAGTTCTTATTGATCCCGATATTGGCCTTCGCGGGTTCTACCTCGTTTTTTGTTCCAGCAGAAAGCATTCAAATTAGGGTCTTCGCCCACTTAAAAATTTCAGAATTACATACCATTATTAATCTTGGAACCTATCAATTATTGGGTGATGGAGTCATGATTGCTGAGTGTAGACCCCTTATGGATTTTAAATTGAGGGTAAAAGGAGATAGTGTTGAGGTTTGGAAAAATGATATTTTAATGGGCGTATTTCGTTACATTAAATTTGTAAGTGATAACGGGAGTGAGCTAAAATTAAGGCTGACAAATCCAGATAGAAAAGTACGGACCTATCAAGATGATTTAAGTTTTTCTGTCAGTGAAGGATTTTTGAGAGTTATTAATGACATTGTTCTTGATAATTACATTGCCGGTGTAACTGAAGCTGAAGCAGGCTCTCGTTCTACTTTAGAATTTTATAAAGTGCAGGCAATACTTGCACGAACCTTCGCTTTAGCACACTCAGATAAACACGCTTTAGAAGGATTTAATTTATGTGATCAGGTGCATTGCCAGGCATATTACGGTAAGCCGCGAGATGAAAACATTTATAGAGCAATGGAAGGAACACGTGGTAAAGTTGTTGTGGATGAAAATCTCAATTTAATTACCGCGGCTTTTCATAGTAATAGCGGTGGACAAACTGCAAACAGTGAGGATGTGTGGGGCTCACGAACGACTTATCTAAAAAGTATTATAGATACATTTAGCGTAAAAATGCCTAATTCGCATTGGGAACGACGTATGTTAAAGGACGATTGGTTAAGTTATTTAAAACTAAAACATAATTTTCCTGTAGATAAGGTCCAAGAGAAAGAAGCAGCATTAAACTTCACTCAGAATTCACGTAAGATATTTTTAGAATGCAATAATTCTCGCGTACCGCTTAAAAACATACGATTGGATTTGCAGTTAAAGTCAACTTTTTTTAGTGTATCACAAATAAACAAAGATACCGTTCTTTTTACCGGCAGGGGCTACGGGCATGGTTTAGGCATGTGTCAGGAAGGTGCTATGAGAATGGTTAAACTGGGCTATTCTTATACCGATGTTTTAAATTTCTATTATCAAAACATTCAGTTAATTGATTTGCATAAATTGAGTTTCTTTAAGGATGAATAA
- a CDS encoding dipeptidyl-peptidase 3 family protein, with translation MKNYLTIAALTVVLASCQSSDNELAGLKKETVTDSVKPATDFKYIAEQFADLRVLRYHVDGFENLDLKTKTLLYYLSEAALCGRDMNYDQNYKYNLVIRKTLESILSMENHDSESEDFKKLEIYAKRVWFSNGIHHHYNNDKFIPECSEEFFTHVISHVEGDQLPLQAGQSKEDFIKFITPLIFDPTIAAKKVSLDSKKDLVKSSAVNFYEGVTQKEAVDFYAAQVNKKSEQNPMYGLNSKLMKENGKLVEKIYKVGGMYSPSIEKIVYWLEKAITVAENENQKASLEALVKFYKTGSLEDFDLYNIAWVKDTESAVDVVNGFIEVYQDPLGKKGSFESVVSIKDFEASKRIATIGANAQWFEDNSPLLPQHKKKDVKGISAKVINAVMESGDAAPSTPIGINLPNNEWIREVHGSKSVNLGNIVEAYDQAAGGSVVNEFYYNDEIKQRVIKYGSLSDKLHTDMHEVIGHASGVIEKGVGSSSETLKNYASALEEGRADLVALYYLMDPKLIDLGVMPNLECGKAAYDEYITKGLIVQLSRIKPGKEIEEAHMRNRKMVAAWVFEKGAKENVIEKKFENEKTYYVVNDYAKLRVLFGDLLREIQRVKSQGDYKAGHDLIENYGVKIDPTLHTEIIARYEKLKIAPYAGFIQPKLVPTMEGDKVIDVKIEYPENFTQQMLEYGKNYGLLPAYN, from the coding sequence ATGAAAAATTACTTAACAATTGCGGCACTTACAGTCGTACTAGCCTCGTGTCAATCTTCTGACAATGAATTAGCTGGTTTAAAAAAAGAAACTGTTACAGATTCAGTTAAACCTGCTACCGATTTTAAATACATTGCCGAACAATTCGCTGATTTACGTGTTTTGCGTTATCATGTTGACGGATTTGAAAATCTGGATTTAAAAACTAAAACGCTTTTATATTATTTGTCAGAAGCAGCTCTCTGCGGACGTGACATGAATTACGACCAGAACTATAAATACAATTTAGTTATTCGTAAAACTTTAGAATCGATCTTAAGCATGGAAAACCATGATTCTGAAAGTGAAGATTTCAAGAAATTAGAAATTTACGCGAAACGTGTTTGGTTTAGCAATGGTATTCATCATCATTATAACAATGATAAATTTATTCCTGAATGCAGCGAAGAATTTTTCACACATGTAATCAGTCATGTTGAAGGAGACCAACTTCCTTTGCAAGCTGGTCAAAGCAAAGAAGACTTTATAAAATTTATTACACCCTTAATTTTTGATCCAACCATTGCTGCTAAAAAAGTGAGTTTGGATTCCAAAAAAGATTTAGTAAAATCTTCTGCAGTTAATTTTTACGAAGGCGTAACACAAAAAGAAGCGGTTGATTTTTACGCAGCTCAAGTAAATAAGAAAAGTGAACAAAATCCGATGTACGGCTTAAACAGTAAGCTTATGAAGGAAAATGGCAAGCTTGTAGAAAAAATTTACAAGGTAGGTGGCATGTACTCACCATCTATTGAGAAAATTGTGTATTGGTTGGAAAAAGCTATAACAGTTGCTGAAAACGAAAATCAAAAAGCATCCCTAGAAGCTTTGGTGAAATTTTATAAAACAGGAAGCTTAGAAGATTTCGATTTATATAACATTGCTTGGGTAAAAGATACTGAAAGTGCTGTAGATGTTGTGAATGGATTTATTGAAGTGTATCAAGATCCTTTAGGAAAAAAAGGTTCGTTTGAGTCTGTTGTCTCGATAAAAGATTTTGAAGCTAGTAAGCGTATTGCAACTATAGGTGCAAATGCACAATGGTTTGAAGACAATTCGCCTCTTTTACCTCAACACAAAAAGAAAGATGTTAAAGGGATTTCAGCTAAAGTAATTAATGCGGTGATGGAGAGCGGTGATGCTGCGCCAAGTACGCCAATTGGAATTAATCTTCCAAACAACGAATGGATTAGAGAAGTACATGGGAGTAAATCTGTTAATCTAGGTAACATTGTTGAAGCTTATGATCAAGCTGCAGGTGGAAGTGTTGTAAATGAATTTTATTATAACGACGAGATCAAACAACGTGTAATTAAATACGGTTCTTTGTCTGATAAGTTGCACACTGATATGCATGAAGTAATTGGTCATGCCAGTGGTGTGATTGAAAAAGGAGTTGGTTCATCTTCAGAAACATTAAAAAATTACGCCAGTGCACTTGAAGAAGGTCGCGCCGATTTAGTTGCTCTCTATTATTTAATGGATCCTAAATTAATTGATTTAGGTGTTATGCCAAACCTCGAATGCGGTAAAGCTGCGTACGACGAATACATTACAAAAGGTTTAATTGTTCAATTATCGCGCATTAAGCCGGGTAAAGAAATTGAAGAAGCGCACATGCGTAACCGTAAAATGGTTGCTGCTTGGGTTTTTGAAAAAGGTGCCAAAGAGAATGTGATTGAGAAAAAATTTGAAAACGAAAAAACATATTATGTGGTGAATGATTACGCTAAACTGCGTGTGTTATTTGGCGATCTATTAAGAGAAATTCAACGTGTAAAATCACAAGGTGATTACAAAGCTGGTCATGATTTAATTGAGAACTATGGCGTGAAAATTGATCCCACTTTGCACACTGAAATTATTGCACGCTATGAAAAACTAAAAATCGCGCCGTATGCTGGTTTCATTCAACCTAAATTAGTTCCTACAATGGAAGGTGATAAAGTGATTGATGTGAAAATTGAGTATCCTGAAAATTTCACACAACAAATGTTAGAGTACGGTAAAAATTACGGTTTGTTACCTGCTTATAACTAA
- a CDS encoding HD domain-containing protein, with product MYTNKRKIINDPIYGFVSIPNDLIYDLINHPYFQRLRRIKQLGLTNLVYPGALHTRFHHAVGAMHLMQEAVLTLRQKDILITEEEEQAVLIAILLHDIGHGPFSHALEHSIVRGVSHEAISSLFMAKLNEEFDGKLTLAIEIFNNRHSKKFLHQLVSSQLDMDRLDYLKRDSFFTGVSEGVISSDRIIKMLNVANNELVVENKAIYSIEKFLIARRLMYWQVYLHKTVLSAETLLVNILQRAKEITASGTELFATPTLSLFLKNNFTQKDFEMDAALLNKFSKLDDSDLDAAIKVWCECEDKILAKLCQNLLDRKLFKIEMQNEPFDEAYINGFTERVCKLYKISKEDAHYFVLTDVVNNSAYTADQFNINILMSDGKLIDVAAASDQLNLQSLSKTVSKYFICYPKEIIFKF from the coding sequence ATGTACACGAACAAACGTAAAATCATTAACGATCCCATTTATGGTTTTGTTAGCATACCAAACGATCTTATCTACGATCTCATAAATCACCCTTATTTTCAGAGACTAAGAAGGATTAAACAATTGGGTTTAACCAACCTTGTATATCCAGGTGCATTGCATACCCGTTTTCATCATGCGGTTGGCGCTATGCATTTAATGCAGGAGGCTGTTCTTACCTTAAGACAAAAAGACATTCTTATTACAGAGGAAGAAGAACAAGCTGTGCTAATTGCTATTTTATTGCATGATATTGGTCATGGACCATTTTCACATGCCCTTGAACATAGTATTGTTCGTGGTGTGAGTCATGAAGCCATTAGCAGTTTGTTTATGGCTAAATTGAATGAAGAGTTTGACGGTAAACTAACACTTGCTATTGAAATTTTCAATAACCGCCACTCCAAAAAATTCCTTCATCAATTGGTGAGTTCACAATTGGATATGGATAGACTAGATTATTTAAAACGCGATAGTTTTTTTACAGGCGTGAGTGAAGGCGTAATTAGTAGCGATAGGATTATTAAAATGCTCAACGTTGCAAATAACGAACTTGTAGTAGAAAATAAAGCAATTTATAGCATTGAAAAATTCTTAATAGCCCGCAGACTTATGTACTGGCAGGTGTATCTGCATAAAACAGTTTTAAGTGCGGAAACCTTGCTTGTAAACATTTTACAGCGTGCCAAAGAAATTACGGCTTCAGGAACTGAACTGTTTGCTACACCTACTCTATCATTATTCTTAAAAAACAATTTCACTCAAAAAGATTTTGAAATGGATGCGGCTTTGCTGAATAAATTTTCGAAGTTGGATGACAGTGATTTAGACGCAGCCATAAAAGTGTGGTGCGAATGTGAAGACAAAATTCTAGCAAAATTATGTCAGAATTTATTGGATAGAAAATTATTTAAAATCGAAATGCAAAACGAACCGTTTGATGAAGCGTATATTAACGGCTTTACCGAAAGGGTTTGCAAGCTTTATAAGATTTCCAAAGAAGACGCGCATTATTTTGTATTAACCGATGTAGTAAATAATAGTGCTTACACAGCAGATCAGTTTAATATCAATATTTTAATGAGCGATGGTAAATTAATTGATGTGGCGGCAGCAAGTGATCAGCTCAATCTGCAAAGTTTAAGTAAAACAGTGAGTAAGTACTTTATTTGTTATCCTAAGGAAATAATTTTCAAATTCTAA
- a CDS encoding PglZ domain-containing protein gives MDKIKILWADDEIALLKPHILFLDGKGYEVVTALSGDEAIDIVKEDRGISAVLLDENMPGISGLETLLKIKQANSDLPVIMITKSEEEHIMDDAIGGKIADYLIKPVNPNQILLSLKKALDNRRLVSEKTNTDYRKEFGQIGMTINEKLSWEEWAELYKKIIYWELEMDKLQDKSMLDVLKMQKSDANNQFFKFIERHYLDWLSGKDPNPPIMSHTLVKNRFLQELGNGPEPVFFILIDNLRFDQWKIIQPLIQEYYKVDKEESFFSILPTATQYARNAIFSGLMPSEIEKRFPDQWLNDEEEGGKNLHEELFMQAQMKRLGKDIKMSYNKITNFTAGKKLADNVNNLLQNKLNVIVYNFVDMLSHARTEMEVIRELAENETSYRSITYSWFEHSPLFDIIKQLADKKIKIVITTDHGTVHVKEPTKILGDKNVNSNLRYKQGKALEYNAKEVFEVKNPADAYLPKQHPSTRFVFAREDRFFAYPNNFNHYVNYYKNTFQHGGISLEEVIIPYLVLSPK, from the coding sequence ATGGATAAAATAAAAATATTATGGGCAGATGACGAGATTGCTCTTTTAAAACCACACATTTTATTTTTGGATGGTAAAGGCTATGAGGTAGTAACTGCACTGAGTGGAGACGAAGCTATTGATATTGTTAAGGAAGATCGCGGAATAAGCGCTGTGCTGTTGGATGAAAACATGCCTGGTATTTCAGGACTAGAAACCCTATTGAAAATTAAACAAGCAAATTCCGACCTTCCCGTAATTATGATTACAAAAAGTGAGGAAGAACATATTATGGATGATGCCATTGGTGGCAAGATTGCAGATTATCTTATAAAACCGGTAAATCCTAATCAAATTTTACTTTCGCTTAAAAAAGCACTAGATAACAGACGTTTAGTGAGTGAAAAAACCAATACCGATTACCGTAAAGAATTTGGACAAATTGGTATGACTATTAACGAAAAGTTAAGCTGGGAAGAATGGGCAGAGCTCTACAAAAAAATTATTTATTGGGAATTGGAAATGGATAAACTTCAAGACAAAAGTATGCTTGACGTTTTAAAGATGCAAAAATCAGATGCCAATAATCAGTTTTTTAAATTCATTGAAAGGCATTATTTAGATTGGTTAAGTGGAAAAGATCCCAATCCACCAATAATGAGTCACACACTTGTGAAGAATCGTTTTTTACAGGAATTAGGAAATGGTCCGGAGCCGGTATTTTTTATTCTAATAGATAATTTGCGTTTCGACCAATGGAAAATAATCCAGCCTTTAATTCAGGAGTATTACAAAGTGGATAAAGAAGAATCTTTTTTCAGTATTCTACCAACGGCAACACAATATGCGCGTAACGCAATTTTTAGCGGATTAATGCCAAGCGAAATCGAAAAACGTTTCCCTGATCAATGGTTAAATGATGAAGAAGAGGGCGGGAAAAATTTGCACGAAGAACTTTTTATGCAAGCGCAAATGAAACGTTTGGGTAAGGATATTAAAATGAGTTATAATAAAATAACCAATTTTACTGCCGGGAAAAAATTAGCAGACAACGTCAATAATTTATTGCAAAATAAATTAAATGTGATTGTTTACAATTTTGTAGATATGTTAAGCCACGCACGTACCGAAATGGAAGTGATTCGTGAGTTAGCTGAAAATGAAACGTCATACAGAAGCATTACGTATAGTTGGTTTGAGCATTCGCCCTTGTTTGATATTATTAAGCAGTTGGCCGATAAAAAAATAAAAATCGTTATTACCACCGACCACGGAACAGTACATGTAAAAGAGCCGACTAAAATTTTGGGAGATAAAAATGTGAATTCGAATCTTCGTTACAAACAAGGTAAGGCTTTGGAGTATAATGCTAAAGAAGTGTTTGAAGTTAAGAACCCGGCTGATGCTTATTTACCTAAGCAACATCCAAGTACCCGCTTTGTTTTTGCAAGAGAAGATCGCTTTTTCGCTTATCCTAATAATTTTAATCACTATGTGAATTATTATAAAAACACTTTTCAACATGGTGGAATTAGTTTAGAAGAGGTAATTATTCCTTATCTGGTTTTGTCTCCAAAATAA